The nucleotide sequence TCAGCGTGCAGGATATTGTCGAGCAGGTTGGTACCTCGCAAAGCAACATTTCCCAGCATCTTTCCATCCTGCGCGACAAGGGCATACTGGCCGCGCGCAAAGACGCCAACAAGGTTTATTATCGGATTGGCGATCCGAAAATCCTGCAATTGATCGGTTCGCTGCGCGAGGCCTTCTGCAGCTCGGTACGTCGCTGACCCACTTGTTGGAAACAGCTACCCACTTCTTTACTCAACGACAATCGGTGAAATCCGGAATGGCAATGCCGGTCTGAACATTGTCATTCTGATACCAACAACACGAAAATATTTCAATAACTCTATGACACAGTTCGTTATCAATAATTGGTATCTGTTCGTTGCGCTTGGCGTGATTTGTTTCCTGCTGGCAGCTGGCCCCATCAGCCAGAAAATGTACGGCATCAAAAACGCCAACGCCGCACAGACGGTGCAATTGTTGAATCGCGAGAACGGTGTGGTGGTGGATGTGTGCGAGCCCAAGGAGTTCAGCGCCGGTCATGTCCCGAACGCGATCAATTTTCCGTTGTCATCGATGAAAGACCGACTGCGCGATCTTGATAAATACAAAAACAAACCGGTCATTGTGAGTTGCCGCAGCGGCAATCGCTCCATGAAGGGGGCGGTTCTCCTGCGCAAACACGGCTTTCCCACGGTGTACAACCTTTCTGGCGGACTCCAGGCGTGGGAGCGGGATAATTTGCCAGTGGAGAAGTGATCTGGCGAAGGTGCTGATATATGGCAGCCGCCTCTGCCCCTATTGCCGAATGGCGGAGCGATTGCTGGAAAAAAAGGGAATTCAGGCCGAGAAAGTGATGGTGGACGAAAATTCGGCGCGCCGAGATGAGATGACCCGCCGCGCGGGTCGGACCAGTGTGCCGCAGATATTCATTGGTGAAACGTACGTGGGCGGGTATGCAGAGCTCGCGGTGCTGGAGCGCACAGGTCAACTGGACGCGATGCTCAATTCATGTGAGCGCAATATCAGAGACGAATAACACAAGCGAGAGGTAGAGACGGTGGAACAGAATCAGGAACAGAAAATCGTTTTCAATATAGAGAAGATATACATCAAGGATGTTTCTTACGAAGCGCCGGGTGTGCCAATGGCTTTCAGTCAGGCACAAGGTGCGGGAGCGGAAATTGGCGTGCAACTGGGACTGGACCACAATGTACTCAGTTCTGAGCAGGGCCTGTACGAAGTAGTGATCACGGCGACGGCCACTGCCAAGCGCGAGAACAAGAATATTTTCCTGGTGGAAGTAAAACAGGCAGGTATTTTTCGTATCGGCGGTGTTGACAGGGATACATTACAGCGCGCGCTTGAAATCACCTGCGCCAATGTAATATTCCCGTTTGCTCGCGAGGCGATTAATGACTTTGTCGAGAAGGGTGGATTCCCGCAGCTGCTGATCAGCCCGATTAATTTCGAGGCATTGTACGAGCAGAAGCAGTCAGCTTCAGCACCGGCAAGTCAACCAAGTATTAATTGAGGAAGTTGCCCCAGATTTCCCGTTGCTTCGAAAAGTCGGACGTATGTCAGGGCTGGACGGATGCCACAACAAATCCGTTCAACGCGTGGGTTTGATAGTCAGACCGGAAACCAGGAATAAGGATGTCCTCAGCCAAGAAGAATGCCATCGCTGTATTGGGAGCTGGATCCTGGGGCACGGCGCTGGCGCTGCTGCTCACGCGCAATGGCCATGCGGCATTGCTCTGGGGCAATGACCCAGCAGGCCAGGCGCGGCTGGAGCAGGAGCGTGAAAATCGTGCCTACCTCCCGGGAATTCCCTTTCCCGAGAAGCTTCATCCCGTTGAATTGCTTACCGATGCCGCGAAAGACACCTCGCGTTTCCTGATTGCCGTCCCCAGTCACGCTTTTCGTGCCACGCTCAAAGCACTGCAACCACTCCTGCCCGAGCAAGCCATCCTGGCGTGGGCCACCAAGGGGCTGGAACCCGGAAGCGGAAAATTGTTGAGCCAGGTCGCGGTGGAAGCACTCGGTAACCGGCATTCACTCGCCGTGGTATCGGGGCCCACGTTTGCGCGCGAGGTAGCGCTTAACCTGCCGTCAGCGCTGACGGTCGCTTCGGAAAGCGAGGCCACATCGGAAGCAGTGGCTTCGTGGTTGCGCAACGACCGGGTGCGCGTCTATACCAGTCGCGATGTTGCTGGCGTGCAGTGGGGGGGCGCTATCAAAAATGTCATGGCCATTGCCGCGGGCATCAGCGACGGCCTCGGGTTCGGTTCGAATGCCCGCGCGGCGCTTATCACCCGCGGGTTGGCGGAGCTCACGCGCCTCGGTATCGCCATGGGCGGACAAAAGGAAACCTTCATGGGGCTTGCCGGCGCCGGCGATCTGATACTGACCTGCACCGACAATGCCTCGCGCAACCGCCGCGTCGGTTTGGCGCTGGGGCAGGGGAAAAAACTGCCGGACATCCTTTCCGAGCTTGGCCAGGAAGCCGAGGGCGTGGCCACCGCGCGCGAACTATATCAGCTCGCGAAGCGATTGAATGTCGAAATGCCCATCACCACGCAGGTGTATCGCGTTCTGTATGAGAATCTGTCGCCCCAGAATGCCGTGGAAGCACTTCTCAAGCGCGAACCGAGGCAGGAATGAGGTTGCCTCATAATTATTGCCCGGGCGTTTTACAATCGCGACAAACTTGCCTGGCATGATCGGCTGTCGGGGACGCGGTTGATCCGATTGCCTTATTTAATGTAGGGTGGGTTAGGCGATTTTTGCCGTAACCCACCGAACAATACTGGCTTCACCGGCATTTAAAAGCGAATCGCGGGTGGCTCTGCCATCCACATTGCCGTCATTGCCGCCCCCGATTAGATCATTCGAGGGCAAGCTTCAGCGCGGTAGGATGAGTGAAGCCCATCGGTTCCGGGTATGCATAAGCGGAGCGTTGCGCATCAAATTGCCCTCCGCCATGAGTCATGGGGAAGGTGGTTGGAGTATTTCGACATCCTGTTAAATCACCCACCCAAACCTTTGTTCCGTCGATATTTCACAACTTGTGAATAAAGCTTTATACCGAAGGTGACTGAATCGGAAGAAGAAGAGGCGAAAGACCCGTGATATGCTTAAAGGCAGGTTCACACAGCGAGACGCCTCCCATGCCCAACGCCAACCGTAAACAAGTTGCCCATCAACTGATTGACCAGCTTCCCGATGACGCCACCTACGACGACATGATGCGCGAGCTCTACGAACGCCAGGCGATCGAGCGCGGGCTGGCCGACAGCGACGCCGGCCGCGGCGATGATGTGAAAACGGTACGTGCCAAGTACGGCCTGCCTGAATGAGGGTCATCTGGACCCCCGAGGCGCAAGCCCACCTCGATAGTATCTACTACTACCTTAAACGCGATGCGCCGTTCTACGCCAACGGCGTGGTCGATAAACTCACGCGCCGCTCTGAACAGCTGATTCGGCATCCGCGCTCGGGGCGCATCGTGCCCAAATACGATGACGAAAACCTGCGCGAGATCATCGTCCACCCGTATCGACTGATTTATCGTCTCAAACCCGATTACATCGACATCATCGCCGTCTTCCACGGCGCGCAGCAACTGCCCGAGTCGTTGTAACCCGCCGTGGCTTACGGTTTTCCCGGCGCGCGGCATAATCCGCTGTTATCTGTGCTTCCCGCACAAACAATGAATCTCTAATGTAACTCCACATCATCACCCAAGCCCTTGTTCTGCTGCTATTTCAGCATTCGCTGATAAAGCTTTATCCCAAAGATGACTTGACAGATATCAGATATCACGGCGAAATGGGTGCGTGAAAAATAACCAAGTATCGTAGGGTGTGCAAAAGCGAAGCGTTGCGCACCGTTTCAATTAAAAACTAAAAATTACAAAAACAGCGCCACAAAAGAAACGGCGCGTCACCACGAGGAGAGAGTTACGATGATTCCTTCATTCTGGCAACGGTTCCGTCCCGCTACACAAGGAAGTAACAATTCAAGACCTGACCCTAACAGGCTATACTAAAGTTCCTACCAAATGTACAACTTAGAATAAGGGGGATCGATGATAGTTCGCCCGCGTGTTGTAAGGTTGGTTATTCTTTTTTTCTTTCTGTTCGGATTCGGAGGTTCGTCGGCGTGGGCGCTAAATGCAGATGATGCTGCTAGGCAATGTGAAGCGAATCGGGCAGCCGCATTAGCGTGGTATCAAAGTACGATGTGCGTTAATTCTTGCTCAGCCACTTGCCAACCATGGCTGCAAGCGGGCGCGTATAACAGTTGCCCGAATTACGGGTACGGTGGTCGAGCGCTGAGATTACAAGGACGCTTGACTAGTGGTTGGTTTGACGACACCCCAAGATTATATGCGTGTTACTCCGCGAATGAGCCATGCCCATCCGGTACGACCTTGGAAAGCGACGGGACTTGTGGTCTTCGGGGAGATAAAAATCTTGGTTCCAACGATTGTTCTGTAGGCAATCCCTGCAATCCAGCTAACGGCAATAAGTACCAGATCGAAGAAGACACAAAAGATCAGGAAGGAGTGCCCAGCCACATGCGCGCATACAATAGTATGTTGGGTACAGATACAGGGATTGGCAAAGGTTGGATATCCTCTGCCCATCGTCGTCTGGAAATTTATTATCCTTCTGCCTTCATCACAACTCCGTACTCCATTCATGCACGCCAAGCAAACGGGCGAAGTGAACCGTTCTTTATGGATACGTCGGGCGCGTGGAAGGGTGATGCTGATACCCGCACCTCTCTGATGCAGGACCCGAGCGGATACACCCTCAGCCAGCGCGACAAAACCGTTGAACGTTACGACCTTACTGGCAAAATTATCTCCGACAACGACCCGGCGGGCAAGATAACAAACTATAACTACGAT is from Sulfuricaulis sp. and encodes:
- the secB gene encoding protein-export chaperone SecB; this translates as MEQNQEQKIVFNIEKIYIKDVSYEAPGVPMAFSQAQGAGAEIGVQLGLDHNVLSSEQGLYEVVITATATAKRENKNIFLVEVKQAGIFRIGGVDRDTLQRALEITCANVIFPFAREAINDFVEKGGFPQLLISPINFEALYEQKQSASAPASQPSIN
- a CDS encoding NAD(P)H-dependent glycerol-3-phosphate dehydrogenase; its protein translation is MSSAKKNAIAVLGAGSWGTALALLLTRNGHAALLWGNDPAGQARLEQERENRAYLPGIPFPEKLHPVELLTDAAKDTSRFLIAVPSHAFRATLKALQPLLPEQAILAWATKGLEPGSGKLLSQVAVEALGNRHSLAVVSGPTFAREVALNLPSALTVASESEATSEAVASWLRNDRVRVYTSRDVAGVQWGGAIKNVMAIAAGISDGLGFGSNARAALITRGLAELTRLGIAMGGQKETFMGLAGAGDLILTCTDNASRNRRVGLALGQGKKLPDILSELGQEAEGVATARELYQLAKRLNVEMPITTQVYRVLYENLSPQNAVEALLKREPRQE
- a CDS encoding helix-turn-helix transcriptional regulator, with translation MSAAAEKVEDVLITNEDDIHLASRSLKAMAHPLRLKILCILGGHTEVSVQDIVEQVGTSQSNISQHLSILRDKGILAARKDANKVYYRIGDPKILQLIGSLREAFCSSVRR
- a CDS encoding type II toxin-antitoxin system RelE/ParE family toxin; the encoded protein is MRVIWTPEAQAHLDSIYYYLKRDAPFYANGVVDKLTRRSEQLIRHPRSGRIVPKYDDENLREIIVHPYRLIYRLKPDYIDIIAVFHGAQQLPESL
- a CDS encoding rhodanese-like domain-containing protein; protein product: MTQFVINNWYLFVALGVICFLLAAGPISQKMYGIKNANAAQTVQLLNRENGVVVDVCEPKEFSAGHVPNAINFPLSSMKDRLRDLDKYKNKPVIVSCRSGNRSMKGAVLLRKHGFPTVYNLSGGLQAWERDNLPVEK
- the grxC gene encoding glutaredoxin 3 translates to MAKVLIYGSRLCPYCRMAERLLEKKGIQAEKVMVDENSARRDEMTRRAGRTSVPQIFIGETYVGGYAELAVLERTGQLDAMLNSCERNIRDE